A region from the Vicia villosa cultivar HV-30 ecotype Madison, WI linkage group LG3, Vvil1.0, whole genome shotgun sequence genome encodes:
- the LOC131593265 gene encoding disease resistance protein RPS2-like, with protein MNIIASIASNVALPLLREFTYVLMYNQNLINLETQIQRLQREEKEMRHSVEAAKRNGEEIEDTVRDWFFRGQAAIEEAQEFLHGEDKERVGCFDVYSRYTNSQRAKTLVDLICEIKNETFDRISYRCALKCNFSSCARGYVDLESRTEMLNEIMNVLKEDSNVHMIGLYGMAGVGKTALVKELAWRAEKDGIFDLVVMANVTNSPDVGRIRAEIADGLGLRFDEMTEVGRASRLRQRIRQEMKILVILDDVWGKLSLTEVGIPFGDDHKGCKVLVTSRDLNVLTANLGAKKVYRIEVLSEDESWSLFEKRGGDVVKDLSIQPVAMKVAKNCAGLPLLIINLAEALKNKDLYAWNDALEQLTNFDFDGCFYSKVHSAIEQSYDSLESQELKTFFLLLGSMGNGYNIKDMLVFGWCLGLHKHVDTLADGRNRLYKLIDNLRDACFLLEGERDSVAALEVVRNVAASIGSKVKPFFTVERNAELKEWPRKDILKNCHHIFLDWCLINELPERLECPHLKILKIHSQGNYLKIHDNFFDQMKELKVLSLGGVNCTPSLPSSLALLTNLQALTLCKCILDDITIVGEITGLEILNLEKSELRVIPPEIGRLINLRLLDLTDCSKLEIVPRNLISSLTSLEELYMGMSNMKWEVKVKEIEKQNNNSVLGELRNLHHLSTLNLQINDTSIFPRDLFSFGRLENYKILIGDGWEFSEDEHENYKNSRVLKLNLSMDSSILMDYGIRLLMAHAEDLYIAELKGVKEVLYELNDEGFSQLKHLNIQNCDEMEEIIGSTIWSNHDHAFPNLESLIIHNMMKLERICSDPFPTQAFSKLQVIKVKNCDMMEFVFLHSMVKHLSELVEIEISECRYITYIIAMQREDDAGQTDKFTLPKMRSLTLESLPSLVSLSPESCINDTENSNHFYSQLLSDEVEFPCLETLKLHSINVQRIWDDQLLSRSCFENLTNLTVNGCESLKYLFTYSVAEKLVKLEHLLISSCKLVEKIFVPDEIISNIFHTRKSLAELVPLFPNLETLVISQMDNLKLIWPGILIQNSFSKLKKLEITSCDQLLNVFPNHVLNKLQSMESLNLGYCLALEVVYEVDAIREQEVEIEIPLKTLSLEHLPNLKFLWNKDPRGKIKFQNLFTVKATKCESLKHVFPFSIAKDLLQLHVLEVSDCGVEEIIAKDQGEIEEHVGLVFSRLLSLKFLNLQELRCFCSGNHNFRFPLLNQLYVVECPKMDTFSHGVLRASILRRICLNENGDQRYWEGDLNTTIRKLFSKDFQGRSLVSLE; from the exons ATGAATATAATTGCTAGCATAGCTTCAAATGTGGCTTTACCTCTTCTTCGAGAATTTACTTATGTGTTGATGTACAATCAAAACCTCATCAATCTCGAGACTCAGATTCAGAGGCTGCAGAGGGAGGAGAAAGAAATGAGGCACAGTGTTGAAGCTGCCAAACGGAACGGCGAGGAGATTGAAGACACTGTGCGCGACTGGTTTTTTAGAGGCCAGGCAGCCATAGAAGAGGCACAAGAGTTTCTTCACGGCGAAGATAAAGAGAGAGTTGGATGCTTTGATGTGTACTCTAGGTACACGAATAGTCAGAGAGCGAAAACCTTGGTGGATCTGATATGTGAAATCAAGAACGAAACGTTTGATCGGATTTCGTACCGTTGTGCTTTGAAATGCAATTTTAGTTCTTGTGCTAGAGGTTATGTGGATTTGGAATCGAGAACGGAAATGTTGAATGAGATTATGAATGTGTTGAAAGAGGATTCTAATGTTCATATGATTGGTTTGTATGGAATGGCTGGTGTAGGTAAAACTGCATTGGTGAAGGAACTAGCCTGGAGAGCGGAGAAAGATGGTATATTTGATCTGGTAGTGATGGCTAATGTGACGAATTCTCCAGACGTGGGAAGGATTCGAGCTGAAATAGCCGATGGGTTAGGGCTCAGGTTTGATGAGATGACTGAGGTGGGAAGGGCGAGTCGGTTACGTCAAAGGATTAGGCAAGAAATGAAGATTCTTGTGATATTGGACGATGTTTGGGGAAAGCTTAGTTTAACCGAGGTTGGTATTCCTTTTGGTGACGATCATAAAGGTTGCAAAGTATTGGTGACGTCAAGAGATCTTAATGTGTTGACTGCTAACTTAGGTGCAAAGAAGGTTTATAGAATCGAAGTTTTGTCGGAGGAtgagagttggagtttgtttgaaAAGAGGGGAGGGGATGTTGTTAAAGATCTTAGTATTCAACCTGTAGCGATGAAAGTAGCGAAAAATTGCGCTGGTTTGCCGCTTTTGATTATTAATTTGGCGGAGGCATTGAAGAACAAGGATTTATATGCTTGGAATGATGCACTTGAGCAGTTAACAAATTTTGACTTTGATGGATGTTTTTATTCAAAAGTGCATTCAGCTATCGAGCAAAGTTACGATTCTTTAGAAAGTCAAGAACTGAAAACTTTCTTCCTTCTGTTAGGTTCAATGGGAAATGGTTACAACATAAAAGACATGCTGGTGTTTGGTTGGTGTTTAGGTTTGCATAAACACGTTGATACGCTGGCAGATGGAAGAAACCGGCTTTACAAGCTAATAGACAACTTGAGAGATGCTTGTTTTTTGCTTGAAGGTGAAAGAGATTCGGTTGCGGCGCTTGAAGTTGTTCGCAATGTGGCTGCATCCATCGGGTCAAAGGTCAAGCCGTTCTTTACCGTGGAGAGGAACGCCGAATTAAAAGAATGGCCGAGAAAAGATATTTTGAAGAATTGTCATCATATTTTCTTGGATTGGTGTTTGATCAATGAACTTCCCGAAAGGTTAGAATGTCCTCATTTGAAGATACTCAAAATTCACTCTCAAGGTAACTATTTGAAAATTCATGAtaatttctttgatcaaatgaaaGAACTTAAGGTACTAAGTTTAGGAGGTGTGAATTGTACTCCATCACTTCCTTCGTCTCTCGCTCTTTTGACAAACCTCCAAGCACTCACTCTATGTAAATGCATTTTGGACGACATTACTATTGTTGGTGAAATCACAGGCTTAGAGATTCTTAATCTCGAAAAATCTGAGCTTAGAGTGATCCCTCCTGAAATAGGCCGTTTGATTAATCTCCGGTTACTAGATTTGACCGATTGCTCGAAACTAGAAATAGTACCTCGCAATCTAATATCAAGCCTCACAAGCTTAGAAGAGCTTTATATGGGAATGTCCAACATGAAATGGGAGGTTAAGGTTAAAGAAATCGAAAAGCAAAACAACAATTCAGTTCTAGGCGAGTTGAGAAATTTGCATCATCTATCAACTTTGAATTTGCAGATAAATGATACATCAATTTTTCCTAGAGACTTGTTTTCATTCGGAAGACTCGAAAATTACAAGATTTTGATTGGAGATGGATGGGAATTTTCTGAGGATGAGCATGAGAACTACAAAAATTCGAGAGTTCTTAAGCTAAATTTGAGCATGGACTCGAGCATTCTTATGGATTATGGAATAAGATTGTTGATGGCTCACGCTGAAGATTTGTATATAGCTGAACTGAAGG GTGTCAAAGAAGTACTTTATGAATTGAACGATGAAGGATTTTCGCAATTGAAGCATCTGAATATTCAAAATTGTGATGAAATGGAAGAAATTATTGGATCAACCATATGGTCTAATCATGATCATGCTTTTCCCAACTTGGAATCTTTGATCATTCAcaatatgatgaaattggagaGAATATGCAGTGATCCATTTCCAACACAAGCTTTTTCAAAACTGCAAGTTATTAAAGTGAAAAATTGTGATATGATGGAGTTTGTTTTCTTGCATTCAATGGTTAAACACCTTTCAGAACTTGTTGAAATTGAGATATCTGAATGTAGATATATTACCTATATCATAGCTATGCAAAGAGAAGACGATGCTGGACAAACCGACAAGTTCACACTCCCGAAAATGCGTTCTCTTACGCTTGAATCTTTACCTTCTCTTGTTAGTCTCTCTCCCGAGTCATGCATTAATGATACCGAAAACAGCAATCATTTCTATAGTCAACTTTTGAGTGATGAG GTTGAATTTCCATGTTTGGAGACGTTGAAGCTTCATTCAATCAATGTCCAGAGGATATGGGATGATCAGCTTCTGTCACGTTCTTGCTTCGAAAATTTGACCAATTTGACTGTAAATGGTTGTGAAAGTTTGAAATATCTTTTTACATACTCAGTGGCGGAAAAACTCGTCAAACTTGAACATCTTTTAATCAGTTCATGCAAATTGGTAGAGAAGATATTTGTCCCCGATGAAATTATAAGTAACATTTTTCATACTAGAAAATCTCTTGCTGAATTG GTTCCACTCTTCCCCAACTTGGAGACATTAGTGATTTCACAGATGGACAACTTGAAGTTAATATGGCCGGGCATACTCATTCAAAATTCATTTTCCAAATTGAAAAAATTGGAAATCACATCATGTGACCAGCTTTTGAATGTGTTCCCAAATCATGTCCTAAACAAATTACAAAGCATGGAATCATTGAATTTAGGGTACTGTCTTGCTCTTGAAGTTGTGTATGAAGTAGATGCTATAAGAGAACAAGAGGTTGAAATTGAGATTCCACTGAAAACATTATCACTAGAACATTTACCAAATCTCAAGTTTTTATGGAATAAGGATCCTCGAggaaaaatcaagtttcaaaacCTGTTTACGGTAAAAGCTACAAAATGCGAGAGCCTAAAACATGTCTTTCCATTTTCTATAGCCAAAGATCTTTTGCAACTACATGTACTCGAGGTAAGTGATTGCGGCGTTGAGGAAATTATTGCAAAGGATCAAGGAGAGATAGAGGAACATGTTGGACTTGTTTTTTCAAGATTACTATCCTTAAAGTTTTTGAACTTGCAAGAACTTAGATGCTTTTGTAGTGGAAATCACAACTTCAGATTCCCATTGTTGAATCAATTATATGTGGTTGAGTGTCCTAAAATGGACACTTTCTCTCACGGAGTCTTAAGGGCGTCGATTCTTAGAAGAATTTGTTTAAACGAGAATGGAGATCAACGGTATTGGGAGGGTGACCTTAATACTACTATAAGAAAGCTTTTCAGCAAAG ATTTCCAAGGAAGGTCATTGGTTTCATTAGAATGA